In the Pseudomonas sp. DTU_2021_1001937_2_SI_NGA_ILE_001 genome, one interval contains:
- a CDS encoding ABC transporter permease, producing the protein MSLALVAGMAWQDYRADSRLSACSVLALVAVIAPLLVLFGLKFGLIGSLTERLEQDPAVREIIPLGGGRFSAAAIDALGSRADVAFAVPRTRQIAATADLSRPGQAQPLNVEMIPTASGDPLLGALSAPEGLERLLLSQTAAEKLQARPGDWLEVAFTRQVAGRVEARRLRAQVAGVLPLQAFQRDALFSSLALLEAAEDYRDGREVPALGWPGEARGDQALRVYPAFRLYARGLDDVEPLRQHFADSGVLVATQAQAIAQVQSLSRNLTIVFWVIAALAMAGACAAIFAGTLAAIERKRRELSVLRLLGFGTGALLAFVMLQALYSGVLAAGLGALLYALAELGLNRLFVQVAGEYASHLLPRHYLVALLAVLGASAFAAALGGWRVSRIQASEGIRDV; encoded by the coding sequence ATGAGTCTGGCACTGGTGGCCGGCATGGCCTGGCAGGATTACCGCGCCGACAGTCGTCTGTCGGCGTGCAGCGTGCTGGCGCTGGTGGCAGTGATCGCGCCGCTGCTGGTGCTGTTCGGCCTCAAGTTCGGCCTGATCGGCAGCCTCACCGAGCGCCTGGAGCAGGACCCGGCGGTGCGCGAGATCATTCCCCTGGGCGGCGGACGCTTCAGTGCGGCGGCCATCGATGCGCTGGGCAGCCGCGCCGACGTCGCCTTCGCCGTGCCGCGCACCCGGCAGATCGCCGCCACCGCCGACCTCAGCCGACCCGGTCAGGCGCAGCCCCTGAATGTCGAGATGATCCCCACGGCGTCCGGCGACCCGCTGCTGGGCGCGCTGTCGGCACCGGAGGGCCTGGAGCGCCTGCTGCTCAGCCAGACCGCCGCCGAGAAACTGCAGGCGCGCCCTGGCGATTGGCTGGAAGTGGCCTTCACCCGCCAGGTCGCCGGGCGTGTCGAAGCCCGGCGCCTGCGGGCGCAGGTGGCCGGGGTGCTGCCGTTGCAGGCTTTCCAGCGCGATGCGCTGTTCTCCAGCCTGGCCCTGCTGGAGGCCGCCGAAGATTACCGTGATGGCCGCGAAGTGCCGGCACTGGGCTGGCCCGGCGAAGCGCGCGGCGACCAGGCGCTGCGGGTCTACCCGGCGTTTCGCCTGTACGCCCGTGGCCTGGACGATGTCGAGCCGCTGCGCCAGCATTTCGCCGACAGCGGCGTGCTGGTGGCGACCCAGGCCCAGGCCATCGCTCAGGTGCAGTCGCTGAGCCGCAACCTGACCATCGTGTTCTGGGTCATCGCCGCCCTGGCCATGGCCGGCGCCTGCGCAGCGATCTTCGCCGGCACCCTGGCGGCCATCGAGCGCAAGCGCCGCGAGCTGTCGGTGCTGCGCCTGCTGGGCTTCGGCACCGGCGCGCTGCTGGCGTTCGTGATGCTCCAGGCGCTGTACAGCGGCGTGCTCGCCGCCGGCCTGGGCGCGCTGCTGTATGCGCTGGCCGAGCTGGGCCTGAATCGTCTGTTCGTGCAGGTGGCCGGCGAGTACGCCAGCCACCTGCTGCCTCGTCATTACCTCGTGGCCCTGCTGGCCGTGCTGGGTGCCAGTGCCTTCGCGGCGGCCCTGGGCGGTTGGCGGGTGTCGCGAATCCAAGCTTCGGAAGGAATCAGAGATGTTTGA
- a CDS encoding ABC transporter ATP-binding protein, with amino-acid sequence MLSLRDVRKTRGSGSQRYSLVIPRLELQRDQHCALVGPSGCGKSTLLDLLALVLAPDHAQRFDFATGQGEFDIGRLWRDDRQDQLAALRSRHLGYVLQTGGLLGYLDVRGNIELSRRLLGLSRDGTVERLAEQLEIADQLGKKPAALSVGQRQRVSCARALAHGPQLLLADEPTAALDPLNAGRVMQLLLRQARQQRACCVIATHDEQLARQSGLKVLRIECRRDEDGGVTAMVGEWAA; translated from the coding sequence ATGCTCAGCCTGCGAGATGTGCGCAAGACGCGCGGCAGCGGCAGCCAGCGCTACAGCCTGGTGATTCCGCGCCTGGAGCTGCAGCGCGACCAGCACTGTGCACTGGTTGGCCCCAGTGGCTGTGGCAAGAGCACCCTGCTGGATCTGCTGGCCCTGGTGCTGGCGCCGGACCACGCGCAGCGCTTCGACTTCGCCACGGGCCAGGGTGAGTTCGACATCGGCCGGCTGTGGCGTGACGACCGCCAGGACCAGCTCGCCGCCTTGCGCAGCCGGCACCTGGGCTATGTGCTGCAGACCGGAGGTCTGCTCGGTTACCTGGATGTGCGCGGCAACATCGAACTGTCGCGCCGTCTGTTGGGTCTGAGCCGTGATGGCACTGTGGAACGTCTCGCTGAACAGCTGGAAATCGCCGACCAGTTGGGCAAGAAGCCCGCCGCGTTGTCGGTCGGCCAGCGCCAGCGCGTCAGCTGCGCACGGGCCCTGGCCCACGGCCCGCAACTGTTGCTGGCCGACGAGCCGACCGCAGCGCTGGACCCGCTGAACGCCGGGCGGGTCATGCAGTTGCTGCTGCGCCAGGCGCGGCAGCAGCGCGCCTGCTGTGTCATCGCGACCCATGACGAACAACTGGCTCGCCAGTCGGGCCTGAAGGTGCTGCGCATCGAATGCCGGCGGGATGAAGACGGCGGGGTGACCGCGATGGTCGGGGAGTGGGCGGCATGA
- a CDS encoding PP2C family protein-serine/threonine phosphatase, translating into MSMTFQSASYSHTGMVRSLNEDACLALAERGLWVVADGMGGHAAGDYVSSLIVDALRGVPPLSALGVYIDALRQRLEDINHEVREETLRRGVKMMGSTVVLLAVRDAEGACLWAGDSRLYRLRDGVLESLSHDHSYVQDLVDSGLLSEAQARVHPRGNIVTRAIGVEERLELSRVPLRIQAGDTYLLCSDGLNKTAEDHEIRDVLGHPDPYEVVRSLVHLGLTRGAPDNITAIVVKAS; encoded by the coding sequence ATGTCTATGACCTTCCAATCGGCCAGCTACAGCCATACCGGCATGGTCCGCTCGCTCAACGAAGACGCCTGCCTGGCCCTGGCCGAGCGCGGGCTGTGGGTGGTCGCCGACGGCATGGGTGGCCACGCGGCCGGCGACTATGTCAGCAGCCTGATCGTCGATGCCCTGCGCGGCGTGCCGCCGCTCTCGGCCCTGGGCGTATACATCGATGCCCTGCGCCAGCGTCTGGAAGACATCAACCACGAAGTGCGCGAAGAAACCCTGCGCCGTGGCGTGAAGATGATGGGCAGCACCGTGGTGCTGCTGGCGGTGCGTGACGCCGAGGGCGCCTGCCTGTGGGCCGGTGACAGCCGCCTGTACCGCCTGCGCGACGGCGTGCTGGAAAGCCTGTCGCACGACCACAGCTACGTGCAGGACCTGGTCGACAGCGGCCTGCTCAGCGAGGCCCAGGCCCGCGTCCACCCGCGCGGCAACATCGTCACCCGCGCCATCGGTGTCGAAGAGCGCCTGGAGCTGTCGCGGGTGCCGCTGCGCATTCAGGCCGGCGACACCTACCTGCTGTGCAGCGACGGCCTGAACAAGACTGCCGAGGATCACGAGATCCGTGACGTGCTCGGCCACCCCGATCCCTACGAAGTGGTCCGCAGCCTGGTGCACCTGGGGCTGACCCGCGGCGCGCCGGACAACATCACCGCCATCGTCGTCAAGGCCAGTTGA
- the tagF gene encoding type VI secretion system-associated protein TagF produces the protein MTEVGFYGKLASRGDFVSRGLPQSFIQPWDQWLAAGMTTSRQQLGEAWLQAYLVSPLWRFVLAPGICGPHAVAGVLMPSIDRVGRYFPLTVAVALPSGSSLSPWLHDDLWFEQAEALMLDSLEADSRFEAFEAGLQTLAMPATEPCVATEVDASLQRFDASSAPARLAALVENGYAGSSLWWGRGNEQVRPGLWRCPGLPAASDFARALLGLEGLA, from the coding sequence ATGACAGAGGTCGGCTTCTACGGAAAACTGGCCAGCCGTGGCGATTTCGTCAGCCGTGGCTTGCCACAATCCTTCATCCAGCCCTGGGACCAGTGGCTGGCCGCCGGAATGACCACCAGCCGCCAGCAACTCGGCGAGGCCTGGCTGCAGGCCTACCTGGTCAGCCCGTTGTGGCGCTTCGTACTGGCGCCCGGTATCTGCGGCCCGCACGCCGTGGCCGGGGTGCTGATGCCGAGCATCGACCGGGTAGGGCGCTATTTTCCGCTGACCGTCGCCGTGGCCCTGCCCAGCGGCAGCTCGCTGAGCCCCTGGCTGCACGACGACCTGTGGTTCGAGCAGGCCGAAGCGCTGATGCTCGACAGCCTGGAAGCCGATAGCCGCTTCGAGGCCTTCGAAGCCGGCCTGCAAACCCTTGCCATGCCGGCCACCGAGCCTTGTGTGGCCACCGAGGTAGACGCCAGCCTGCAGCGTTTCGATGCCAGCAGCGCCCCGGCGCGCCTGGCCGCGCTGGTAGAGAACGGCTATGCCGGGTCGAGCCTGTGGTGGGGACGCGGCAACGAACAGGTACGTCCTGGCCTGTGGCGCTGCCCCGGCCTGCCGGCGGCCAGCGACTTCGCCCGTGCCCTGCTGGGGCTGGAGGGCTTGGCCTGA
- the tssM gene encoding type VI secretion system membrane subunit TssM: protein MKAFLGFVIRWVVPVLGLLALSLIVWFVGPLLDALVPEGRRWALIVLLWAAWIGWRVYRIIQTRRAAARVIEGLAAETAPDPASVATAEELATLRQRMDEALALLKKARLGGDQRRNLYELPWYVIIGPPGSGKTTALINSGLDFPLAAQMGSGAIRGVGGTRNCDWWFTDRAVLLDTAGRYTTQDSHAQVDKAAWLGFLDLLKTQRPRRPIDGAFIAISLADLLQCSEAERAAHAVAIRSRIQELHDQLGVRFPIYLMLTKLDLLPGFMEFFDALSKEERAQVWGTTFALDDGKSAAGPLQDFTAEFAALEQRLNERLVERLQQERDPARRDLIYGFPQQFGALRQALQELLEGVFKPNPYETRPLLRGVYFTSGTQEGSPVDRLIGVMAQSMGLDRQHLARQNGTGRSYFIEKLFTAVAFAEQGLMSADPKVERRRKWIARGVLAATVLVVVSVASLWWVSYRANQQYIAQVDGKVAPLGQQVQSLSPAQRDVLAVLPLLDAVRNLAGDPPGWSEGLGLYQGDMLEAESASVYRKLLIAVFAPRLVSRIEEQLRSGGSSDYLYEGLKAYLMLADPEHYDADFIKAWISLDWERSLPRDLPTQQRQALAGHLQALFERQPPKARLDQGLIDDLRRQLQRLPVAQRVYDRVKRQKLPAGVSDFRLNEAAGRDAALVFSRKSGKPLNEPLSGLFTVKGYREGFLRASLSQAGTLAEEQWVLGNADNGVLDVANLAGEVRRLYFQDFLREWDALLADIDFVPITSVAQAADVLRVISGPDSPLKKLLEAVAKETDLQSEERLLAAQGKQVEGGVDQLKQRLGSLLGQEQQASNAPAQAASEDPVSAHFAEIRRLVGHGDNQPAAIDGLLADMNALYVQVSAMVGASGDALLGEAKNQTSAAANRVNLNAERQPAVVRGLVKSVVNSTTNTMMGGVRNQLNAAWTSEVVNVWRQSLSGRYPLASGSARDATLDDFGMFFGVGGVMDNYFRRYLQPYVDTSTNPWRWQPGAAQKLGINAGVLQTFQRASAIRDAFFRAGGTQPVVRFELKPVAMDASISQFLLDLDGQQISYDHGPSRPVAMQWPNPGSIGVVRLSISPPSASGRSGVTLDGPWAWFRLLEQSDLTPGNAPDRFNLRLRVDGASIAYELRANSAFNPFKSRVLSGFNLPERL, encoded by the coding sequence GTGAAGGCGTTTCTGGGGTTTGTCATTCGCTGGGTGGTGCCGGTACTGGGCCTGCTGGCCCTGAGCCTGATCGTCTGGTTCGTCGGCCCGCTGCTCGATGCGCTGGTGCCCGAAGGTCGCCGCTGGGCGCTGATCGTCCTGCTCTGGGCGGCCTGGATCGGCTGGCGGGTGTACCGCATCATCCAGACCCGTCGCGCGGCTGCGCGGGTCATCGAAGGCCTGGCCGCCGAAACCGCACCCGACCCGGCCAGCGTGGCCACTGCCGAAGAGCTGGCCACCCTGCGCCAGCGCATGGACGAGGCCCTGGCGCTGCTGAAGAAGGCGCGCCTGGGCGGTGACCAGCGGCGCAACCTGTACGAACTGCCGTGGTATGTGATCATCGGCCCGCCCGGTTCGGGCAAGACCACCGCGCTGATCAACTCCGGGCTGGACTTCCCGCTCGCGGCGCAGATGGGCAGCGGCGCCATTCGGGGCGTGGGCGGTACGCGCAACTGCGACTGGTGGTTCACCGACCGCGCCGTGTTGCTCGACACCGCCGGGCGCTACACCACCCAGGACAGCCATGCACAGGTCGACAAGGCCGCCTGGCTGGGCTTTCTCGACCTGCTCAAGACCCAGCGGCCGCGTCGGCCCATCGATGGCGCCTTCATCGCCATCAGTCTGGCCGACCTGCTGCAATGCAGCGAAGCCGAGCGCGCCGCCCACGCGGTGGCGATCCGCAGCCGTATCCAGGAACTGCACGACCAGCTGGGCGTGCGCTTCCCGATCTACCTGATGCTCACCAAACTCGACCTGCTGCCGGGCTTCATGGAGTTCTTCGATGCCCTGAGCAAGGAAGAACGCGCCCAGGTGTGGGGCACTACCTTCGCCCTGGACGACGGCAAGAGCGCCGCCGGCCCGTTGCAGGACTTCACCGCCGAGTTCGCGGCACTGGAACAGCGTCTCAACGAGCGCCTGGTCGAACGCCTGCAACAGGAGCGCGACCCGGCCCGGCGCGACCTGATCTACGGCTTCCCGCAGCAGTTCGGCGCGCTGCGCCAGGCCCTTCAGGAGCTGCTGGAAGGCGTGTTCAAGCCCAACCCCTATGAAACCCGCCCGCTGCTGCGTGGCGTGTACTTCACCAGCGGCACCCAGGAAGGCAGCCCGGTGGATCGCCTGATCGGCGTGATGGCGCAGAGCATGGGCCTGGACCGTCAGCACCTGGCGCGGCAGAACGGCACCGGGCGCAGCTACTTCATCGAGAAGCTGTTCACTGCCGTGGCCTTTGCCGAGCAGGGCCTGATGAGCGCCGACCCCAAGGTCGAGCGGCGCCGCAAGTGGATCGCCCGTGGCGTGCTGGCGGCCACCGTGCTGGTGGTGGTCAGCGTGGCCTCGCTGTGGTGGGTCAGCTACCGCGCCAACCAGCAGTACATTGCCCAGGTCGACGGCAAGGTCGCCCCACTGGGCCAGCAGGTGCAGAGCCTCAGCCCGGCGCAGCGCGACGTGCTCGCCGTGCTGCCGCTGCTCGACGCGGTGCGTAACCTGGCTGGCGACCCGCCGGGCTGGTCCGAAGGTCTGGGCCTGTACCAGGGCGACATGCTCGAAGCCGAGTCGGCCAGTGTGTACCGCAAGCTGCTGATTGCGGTGTTCGCGCCGCGCCTGGTCAGCCGTATCGAAGAGCAGCTGCGTTCCGGTGGTTCCTCCGACTACCTCTACGAAGGTCTGAAGGCCTACCTGATGCTTGCCGACCCGGAGCATTACGACGCCGACTTCATCAAGGCCTGGATCAGCCTGGATTGGGAACGCAGCCTGCCGCGCGACCTGCCGACGCAGCAGCGCCAGGCCCTGGCCGGGCATCTGCAGGCGCTGTTCGAACGCCAGCCACCCAAGGCGCGCCTGGACCAGGGTCTGATCGACGATCTGCGCCGCCAGCTGCAGCGTCTGCCGGTGGCGCAGCGCGTCTACGACCGGGTCAAGCGCCAGAAGCTGCCCGCCGGGGTCAGTGACTTTCGCCTCAACGAGGCGGCTGGCCGCGACGCCGCGCTGGTGTTCAGCCGCAAGAGCGGCAAACCGCTGAACGAGCCACTCAGCGGCCTGTTCACCGTCAAGGGTTACCGCGAAGGTTTCCTGCGCGCCAGCCTCAGCCAGGCCGGCACCCTGGCCGAAGAGCAGTGGGTGCTGGGCAATGCCGATAACGGCGTACTCGACGTCGCCAACCTGGCCGGCGAAGTGCGCCGCCTGTACTTCCAGGACTTCCTGCGCGAGTGGGATGCGTTGCTGGCCGACATCGACTTCGTGCCCATCACCAGCGTGGCCCAGGCCGCCGATGTGCTGCGGGTGATCTCCGGTCCCGATTCGCCGCTTAAGAAGCTGCTCGAAGCGGTGGCCAAGGAAACCGACCTGCAGAGCGAAGAGCGCCTGCTGGCCGCCCAGGGCAAGCAGGTCGAAGGCGGCGTAGACCAGCTCAAGCAGCGCCTGGGCAGCCTGCTGGGCCAGGAGCAGCAGGCCAGCAATGCCCCCGCGCAGGCGGCCAGCGAAGACCCGGTGAGTGCGCATTTCGCCGAGATCCGCCGCCTGGTCGGGCATGGCGACAACCAGCCGGCCGCCATCGACGGCCTGCTGGCCGACATGAACGCCCTGTACGTGCAGGTCAGCGCCATGGTCGGCGCCAGCGGCGATGCGCTGCTCGGCGAGGCCAAGAACCAGACCAGCGCGGCCGCGAACCGCGTCAACCTCAACGCCGAGCGCCAGCCGGCGGTGGTGCGCGGGCTGGTCAAGTCGGTGGTCAACTCCACCACCAACACCATGATGGGCGGCGTGCGCAACCAGCTCAACGCGGCCTGGACCAGCGAAGTGGTCAATGTCTGGCGCCAGTCGCTCAGTGGCCGCTACCCGCTGGCCTCCGGCAGCGCGCGGGATGCGACCCTGGATGACTTCGGCATGTTCTTCGGTGTCGGCGGGGTGATGGACAACTACTTCCGCCGCTACCTGCAGCCCTACGTGGACACCTCCACCAACCCCTGGCGCTGGCAGCCGGGCGCGGCGCAGAAGCTGGGCATCAACGCCGGTGTGCTGCAGACCTTCCAGCGCGCCAGCGCCATTCGCGATGCGTTCTTCCGCGCCGGTGGCACCCAGCCGGTGGTGCGCTTCGAACTCAAGCCGGTGGCCATGGATGCCTCGATCAGCCAGTTCCTGCTCGACCTCGACGGCCAGCAGATCAGCTACGACCACGGCCCCAGCCGCCCGGTGGCCATGCAATGGCCCAACCCCGGCAGCATCGGCGTGGTGCGCCTGTCGATCAGCCCGCCCTCGGCCAGTGGCCGCTCCGGCGTGACCCTCGACGGCCCCTGGGCCTGGTTCCGCCTGCTGGAGCAATCGGACCTGACCCCCGGCAACGCGCCGGACCGTTTCAACCTGCGCCTGCGCGTGGATGGCGCGAGCATCGCCTACGAGCTGCGCGCCAACAGCGCCTTCAACCCTTTCAAGAGCCGTGTGCTGAGCGGTTTCAACCTGCCGGAGCGGTTATGA
- a CDS encoding DotU family type VI secretion system protein: MHPTDDPSGGNPANDRTQFMPRPGGRPAAPAAAQPQPAAEVRGPVLTPGQGEGLNPLEAAAGPLLALLTRLRNTIAHPAPASLRAQLLAQLRQFEERADAAGVARNDVLLARYVLCTALDEAVMSTPWGSASEWGKQSLLITVHNEAWGGEKAFQLLEHCLQTPRERLYLLELLYLCMSLGFEGRYRVMNNGRSQLEALRERTAAAIRSARGEREQALSPRWRGLVLARDRLSQFMPPWVGVAIGAALLLLLLFVLRAMLASDAEPVFKRIHALGDIPVQAIDRPVVQPKVVERPRLAGFLADEIRAGKVAVEDAVDRSVVTIRGDELFASGSASIVDAYQPLMLRIAEAVSKVKGQVRITGHSDNRPIATLRFPSNWALSQARAEQVLQILAARTGQPQRFTAEGRSDTEPVASNATAEGRAKNRRVEITVLAEGVE; this comes from the coding sequence ATGCACCCCACTGACGATCCATCCGGCGGCAACCCCGCCAACGACCGTACGCAGTTCATGCCACGCCCGGGCGGGCGCCCGGCGGCCCCCGCTGCCGCCCAGCCGCAGCCGGCTGCCGAAGTGCGTGGGCCGGTGCTGACGCCGGGGCAGGGCGAAGGCCTCAACCCCCTGGAAGCTGCCGCCGGGCCCTTGCTGGCGCTGCTGACCCGCCTGCGCAACACCATCGCCCACCCGGCGCCGGCCAGTCTGCGCGCCCAATTGCTCGCCCAGTTGCGGCAGTTCGAAGAGCGCGCCGATGCTGCCGGCGTGGCGCGCAACGACGTCCTGCTGGCGCGCTACGTGCTGTGTACCGCACTGGACGAGGCGGTGATGAGCACCCCGTGGGGCAGTGCCAGCGAGTGGGGCAAGCAGAGCCTGCTGATTACCGTGCACAACGAAGCCTGGGGTGGCGAAAAGGCCTTCCAGTTGCTCGAACACTGCCTGCAGACACCGCGCGAGCGGCTGTACCTGCTGGAGCTGCTGTACCTGTGCATGAGCCTGGGCTTCGAAGGCCGCTACCGGGTCATGAACAATGGTCGCAGCCAGCTGGAGGCGTTGCGCGAGCGTACCGCCGCCGCCATTCGCAGTGCCCGGGGCGAGCGCGAGCAGGCGCTTTCGCCGCGCTGGCGCGGCCTGGTACTGGCCCGTGACCGGCTCTCGCAGTTCATGCCGCCGTGGGTGGGCGTGGCGATTGGCGCGGCGTTGCTGTTGCTGCTGCTGTTCGTGCTGCGTGCCATGCTGGCCAGCGACGCCGAACCGGTGTTCAAGCGCATTCATGCCCTGGGCGACATTCCGGTGCAGGCCATCGACCGCCCGGTGGTGCAGCCCAAGGTGGTCGAGCGGCCGCGCCTGGCCGGTTTCCTGGCTGACGAAATCCGCGCCGGCAAGGTCGCGGTGGAAGACGCCGTGGACCGCTCGGTGGTGACCATTCGTGGCGATGAGCTGTTCGCCTCGGGCAGCGCCAGCATCGTCGACGCCTACCAGCCACTGATGCTGCGCATCGCCGAGGCGGTGAGCAAGGTCAAGGGCCAGGTGCGCATCACCGGGCACAGCGACAACCGCCCCATTGCCACCCTGCGCTTCCCGTCCAACTGGGCACTGTCCCAGGCCCGTGCCGAGCAGGTGCTGCAGATTCTGGCTGCGCGTACCGGCCAGCCGCAGCGTTTCACTGCCGAAGGCCGCAGCGACACCGAGCCGGTGGCGTCCAATGCCACTGCCGAAGGACGGGCGAAGAATCGCCGGGTTGAGATCACTGTATTGGCGGAGGGCGTCGAGTGA
- the tssK gene encoding type VI secretion system baseplate subunit TssK, whose protein sequence is MSWNNRVVWSEGMFIGTQHFQQHDRYLENLIDARSRPLSAAGWGFSELLIDQGLLAQGKLAIVAARGLLPDGTPFNIPHDDPAPSPIALDDNVRDGLVYLGLPLRRAGVRDTVEEGETPGAARYLSQVREVRDDNAAFESRVPVAVGARALRLLTEKDGLSDYAVLGVVRVTEKRADNVLLLDEQYIPPLLDVAASRPLSAFRSELQGLLRQRGEALAGRVVASGAGGASEIADFMLLQLVNRAEPLVQHLGQLAPLHPERFYSELVSLAGEFATFSTREHRPQEFPRYQHDDLQVSFAPVMQALREALSMLIDSKAVPIPIVEKAYGVHVAMLADKTLLDNASFILVVRADIPGETLRARFGQQSKVGSVEHIRDLVNLQLPGIGLLPLPVAPRQLPFHVGSTYYELDRGSDHWQQLSRSGGFAFHIAGEFPGLNLAFWAIRG, encoded by the coding sequence ATGTCCTGGAACAATCGTGTGGTCTGGTCGGAAGGCATGTTCATCGGAACCCAGCACTTCCAGCAGCATGACCGTTACCTGGAGAACCTGATCGACGCCCGCAGCCGTCCGCTGTCGGCCGCCGGCTGGGGCTTTTCCGAGCTGCTCATCGACCAGGGCCTGCTGGCACAGGGCAAGCTGGCGATCGTCGCCGCGCGCGGCCTGCTGCCCGACGGCACGCCGTTCAACATTCCCCACGACGACCCGGCGCCGAGCCCGATCGCGCTGGACGACAACGTGCGCGACGGTCTGGTGTACCTGGGCCTGCCACTGCGCCGTGCCGGCGTGCGCGACACCGTGGAAGAGGGCGAGACGCCCGGTGCGGCGCGTTACCTGAGCCAGGTGCGCGAAGTGCGTGACGACAACGCCGCGTTCGAGAGCCGCGTGCCGGTGGCGGTGGGCGCGCGAGCGCTGCGTCTGCTCACCGAGAAGGACGGCCTGAGCGACTACGCGGTACTCGGCGTGGTGCGCGTTACCGAGAAGCGTGCCGACAACGTGCTGCTGCTCGACGAACAGTACATTCCACCGCTGCTGGATGTGGCCGCCAGCCGCCCGCTGAGCGCCTTTCGCAGCGAGCTGCAGGGCCTGCTGCGTCAGCGCGGCGAAGCCCTGGCCGGTCGCGTGGTGGCCTCCGGCGCGGGCGGTGCTTCGGAAATCGCCGACTTCATGCTGCTGCAGCTGGTCAACCGCGCCGAGCCGCTGGTCCAGCACCTCGGCCAACTGGCGCCCCTGCACCCGGAGCGCTTCTACAGCGAACTGGTCAGCCTGGCCGGTGAGTTCGCCACCTTCTCTACCCGCGAGCATCGCCCGCAGGAATTCCCGCGTTACCAGCACGACGACCTGCAGGTCAGCTTCGCACCGGTGATGCAGGCGCTGCGCGAGGCGCTGTCGATGCTGATCGACAGCAAGGCGGTGCCAATCCCCATCGTCGAGAAGGCCTACGGCGTGCACGTGGCGATGCTGGCCGACAAGACCCTGCTGGACAACGCCAGCTTCATCCTCGTGGTGCGCGCCGACATCCCCGGCGAAACCCTGCGCGCGCGCTTCGGCCAGCAGAGCAAGGTCGGCTCGGTGGAGCACATCCGCGACCTGGTCAACCTGCAACTGCCCGGCATTGGCCTGCTGCCGCTGCCGGTGGCGCCACGCCAGCTGCCGTTCCACGTCGGCTCGACCTACTACGAGCTGGACCGCGGCAGCGACCACTGGCAGCAGCTGAGCCGTTCCGGCGGCTTCGCCTTCCACATTGCCGGTGAATTCCCCGGCCTGAACCTGGCTTTCTGGGCGATTCGAGGATAA
- the tssJ gene encoding type VI secretion system lipoprotein TssJ, which translates to MLASVARIFLLASLLSACSTPAPETPGEAERAVTLDLHASAALNPGATGQPAPVRVRIFELKNAAAFSRADYFALAERAAQTLGPDLVDQDEVLLRPGETRSVVRPLNPATRHVGLVVGYREIDRARWRTVLDVSPRQGQQYRIDLDAQAVRSDAVNPATRTAQ; encoded by the coding sequence ATGCTCGCCTCCGTTGCCCGAATCTTCCTGCTGGCCAGCCTGCTCAGCGCCTGTTCCACGCCCGCGCCCGAGACGCCAGGCGAAGCCGAACGCGCCGTGACCCTCGACCTGCATGCCAGTGCCGCACTCAACCCCGGCGCCACCGGCCAGCCGGCCCCGGTGCGGGTGCGCATCTTCGAACTGAAGAACGCCGCCGCCTTCAGCCGTGCCGATTACTTCGCCCTGGCCGAGCGCGCCGCGCAGACCCTGGGGCCGGACCTGGTGGACCAGGACGAAGTGCTGTTGCGCCCCGGTGAAACCCGCAGCGTGGTGCGCCCGTTGAATCCGGCGACCCGCCATGTGGGCCTGGTGGTGGGTTACCGCGAGATCGACCGCGCGCGCTGGCGCACGGTGCTCGACGTCTCGCCGCGCCAGGGCCAGCAATACCGGATCGACCTCGATGCGCAGGCGGTGCGCAGCGATGCCGTGAACCCCGCAACCCGCACCGCTCAATAA